From a single Labrenzia sp. PHM005 genomic region:
- a CDS encoding FAD:protein FMN transferase, giving the protein MPTNIKFSRRSFILMSLTLAACKGGADVIELSGSTMGTNYSVTALDHDRNVDKAALKSALEKSLLAVNAQMSNWDASSEVSRFNAHNSTAPMHVSEGLAKVVQASREIHEASNGQFDITLGPVIEAWGFGAQNAGQRPSADSSALTAALEVAGQTQGLKVNGTQLSKSHPDAQIYLPSIGKGYGVDQMAEVAKSFGLTDFMVEIGGDIYVSGRNADSMDWQIGIETPDSISKKVFQVASVSNMGMATSGDYRNYFERDGERFSHIIDAHTGKPITHKTASVTVLAENTMLADAWSTAMLVLGTERGLEIANKLDLAVLFIDRKAEAGNNGFVSAASKRFTQLQA; this is encoded by the coding sequence GTGCCAACTAACATCAAATTCTCCCGGCGCAGCTTCATCCTGATGTCGCTGACCTTGGCTGCCTGCAAAGGTGGTGCGGATGTAATCGAGCTTTCTGGCTCTACCATGGGGACCAATTATTCGGTCACCGCTCTCGATCATGATCGAAACGTCGACAAGGCGGCTTTGAAGAGCGCTCTTGAAAAGAGCCTTTTGGCCGTCAACGCACAAATGTCGAACTGGGATGCTTCCTCGGAAGTGTCGCGCTTTAACGCGCATAATTCCACGGCACCAATGCACGTTTCCGAAGGCCTGGCCAAAGTTGTGCAGGCTTCCCGCGAGATTCATGAAGCCAGCAACGGTCAATTTGACATTACCCTTGGCCCAGTCATCGAAGCCTGGGGCTTCGGCGCACAAAATGCAGGTCAGCGTCCAAGTGCTGACTCCAGCGCATTGACTGCAGCTCTAGAAGTTGCCGGTCAGACTCAGGGTCTCAAAGTCAACGGCACGCAGCTGAGCAAGAGCCATCCGGATGCACAAATCTATTTGCCGTCCATCGGCAAAGGTTATGGCGTTGATCAGATGGCAGAAGTTGCCAAGAGCTTCGGCCTGACAGATTTCATGGTTGAAATCGGCGGTGACATTTACGTTTCTGGACGCAATGCCGACAGCATGGATTGGCAGATCGGTATTGAGACGCCTGATTCCATCAGCAAGAAGGTATTCCAAGTCGCCAGCGTCTCCAACATGGGCATGGCGACGTCCGGTGACTACCGCAACTATTTCGAACGCGATGGCGAGCGATTCTCTCACATTATTGATGCGCATACCGGCAAACCGATCACTCACAAAACAGCGTCTGTGACTGTTTTGGCTGAAAACACAATGCTGGCAGACGCGTGGTCAACTGCAATGCTGGTTCTTGGAACAGAGCGCGGCCTTGAGATCGCAAATAAACTCGACCTCGCGGTTTTGTTTATTGATCGCAAGGCAGAGGCCGGAAATAACGGGTTTGTTTCTGCAGCCAGCAAGCGCTTCACCCAACTGCAGGCCTAA
- a CDS encoding Na(+)-translocating NADH-quinone reductase subunit A — MQSFKLKKGLDLPVQGAPVQEIDAKGEIRTAAVLAADYIGLKPRLVVQEGDSVGVGAPVFFHKDTPDVMVTSPVSGRVKAINRGARRVLISVEIEVDASTAEPVDFSGVGDVSTPEGLVERLCASGLWTSFQTRPYSKVPDPATRPAALFVTAMDTEPLSADAAVIINDSSAAFEKGLEAIKILSAGKTYLCCETGANIPGLSMDGIEVAGFSGPHPAGLAGTHIHFLDAPSAEKTVWAIGYQDVIAIGRLLETGQYDPARVIALSGPMCSKPRLIRTVAGASMAELADGEISSDAPIRLISGSILSGRLGEGHSAYLGRYARQMTLIEEDQKQNMLGWILPMPSKYAVQPVLGSAFSKKLYALTSNLNGGRRAMVPLGTFEELMPQDFLPTQLLRALLVMDTDQAQALGALELDEEDLGLVGFACPAKYEYGMALRDCLTKIEKEG; from the coding sequence GTGCAAAGTTTTAAACTCAAAAAAGGTCTGGATCTACCTGTACAGGGAGCGCCAGTCCAAGAGATTGACGCTAAAGGGGAGATCCGAACCGCTGCGGTGCTTGCCGCGGACTATATTGGTTTGAAACCCCGCCTGGTTGTTCAAGAAGGTGATTCGGTCGGTGTTGGCGCTCCGGTGTTTTTCCACAAGGATACACCGGATGTGATGGTTACCTCTCCGGTCTCTGGTCGCGTGAAGGCGATTAACCGCGGTGCCCGTCGTGTTCTGATCAGCGTTGAGATCGAAGTAGATGCATCTACGGCCGAACCGGTTGATTTTTCTGGGGTAGGCGATGTGTCGACACCAGAAGGACTTGTTGAACGGCTTTGTGCATCCGGATTGTGGACGTCTTTCCAGACCCGTCCGTATTCGAAAGTCCCGGACCCAGCGACACGGCCTGCCGCGCTTTTTGTAACTGCAATGGATACGGAGCCGTTATCTGCCGATGCAGCTGTCATCATCAATGACAGCAGTGCCGCTTTCGAAAAAGGCCTTGAGGCAATCAAAATCCTGAGTGCAGGAAAAACGTATCTTTGCTGTGAGACCGGGGCGAACATCCCAGGTCTTTCAATGGACGGGATTGAAGTTGCTGGTTTCTCCGGGCCGCATCCTGCAGGTCTGGCTGGAACCCACATCCATTTCCTGGATGCGCCGAGCGCAGAAAAAACCGTTTGGGCGATCGGCTATCAGGACGTCATCGCGATTGGCCGCCTGCTGGAAACCGGCCAGTATGATCCGGCTAGAGTCATCGCACTGTCCGGCCCAATGTGTTCCAAGCCGCGCCTCATCCGAACGGTTGCCGGTGCTTCCATGGCCGAACTGGCCGACGGTGAAATCTCTAGTGATGCGCCTATTCGCCTCATTTCTGGCTCTATCCTGAGTGGCCGTCTGGGAGAAGGGCATAGTGCTTATCTTGGACGGTATGCCCGGCAGATGACCCTGATCGAAGAGGATCAGAAACAGAATATGCTCGGATGGATCCTACCAATGCCATCCAAGTATGCTGTTCAACCAGTTCTGGGCTCAGCCTTCTCCAAAAAACTATATGCGCTGACGTCGAACCTGAATGGCGGACGTCGTGCAATGGTGCCACTGGGTACGTTCGAAGAGCTTATGCCGCAGGATTTTCTGCCCACTCAGCTGTTGCGTGCATTGCTGGTAATGGATACGGATCAGGCCCAAGCGCTTGGCGCTTTGGAACTGGATGAAGAAGATCTGGGGCTGGTGGGCTTTGCTTGCCCTGCCAAATATGAATATGGCATGGCGCTTCGCGACTGCCTCACCAAAATCGAAAAGGAGGGCTAG
- a CDS encoding NADH:ubiquinone reductase (Na(+)-transporting) subunit B, producing the protein MGLRNFFDRIEPYFVKGGKYEKFFPIYEMVESLVYTPKTVTTAAPHARSYVDMKRIMTYVVIATFPCILFGLYNVGFQVNLALTGTEPSGWRAWIIEALGIGFNPANPFANFMHGLMYFLPIYLTTLVVGGIWEVLFATVRGHEVNEGFLVTSMLYSLILPASAPLWQVALGISFGVVIGKEVFGGTGKNFLNPALVGRAFLYFAYPAQMSGDTIWTPVDGFSGATALSVSASEGYQQLAANGMSWTTSFLGTIQGSIGETSTLACLIGLAFLLITKIANWRLIVGCMAGMMAFSTLLNIIGSDSNPMFAMPWYWHLVVGGFAFGLVFMVTEPVSASHTNLGRYIYGALIGVMVVMIRVINPAFPEGMMLAILFGNVFAPLIDYFVVQANIKRRAKRNA; encoded by the coding sequence TTGGGTCTGCGCAACTTCTTCGACCGCATCGAGCCTTATTTCGTCAAGGGCGGCAAATACGAGAAGTTCTTCCCCATCTACGAGATGGTGGAAAGCTTGGTCTACACACCGAAAACAGTGACGACAGCCGCGCCGCATGCGCGGTCTTATGTCGACATGAAACGGATCATGACCTACGTGGTCATCGCAACGTTCCCATGTATTTTGTTCGGGCTGTATAATGTCGGCTTTCAAGTCAACTTGGCGCTGACGGGCACAGAGCCGTCCGGCTGGCGGGCTTGGATAATTGAGGCGCTTGGCATCGGCTTCAATCCGGCCAATCCGTTCGCTAACTTCATGCACGGCCTGATGTACTTCCTACCGATCTATCTGACGACTCTGGTCGTTGGCGGTATCTGGGAAGTTCTCTTTGCGACCGTTCGTGGCCACGAGGTGAACGAGGGTTTTCTCGTCACATCGATGCTGTATTCCTTGATCCTTCCGGCTTCGGCACCTTTGTGGCAGGTCGCGCTTGGGATTTCCTTCGGTGTTGTGATCGGCAAGGAAGTGTTCGGCGGAACTGGCAAGAACTTTCTCAATCCGGCGCTGGTCGGGCGGGCGTTCCTGTATTTTGCCTATCCAGCGCAAATGTCCGGCGATACGATTTGGACGCCTGTTGATGGTTTTTCCGGGGCGACGGCTCTTTCTGTCTCCGCCTCCGAAGGCTATCAACAGCTGGCAGCCAATGGCATGAGCTGGACGACGTCTTTCCTTGGCACGATTCAAGGCAGTATTGGTGAAACCTCAACCTTGGCCTGTTTGATCGGTTTGGCCTTCCTGCTGATCACCAAAATCGCAAACTGGCGCCTAATCGTTGGCTGTATGGCCGGAATGATGGCCTTCTCCACTTTGCTCAACATCATTGGCTCAGACAGCAATCCGATGTTTGCTATGCCGTGGTACTGGCACCTCGTGGTCGGTGGCTTTGCATTTGGCTTGGTCTTTATGGTCACCGAACCAGTGTCGGCCTCTCACACCAATCTCGGACGGTACATCTACGGTGCCTTGATCGGGGTTATGGTAGTGATGATCCGGGTCATCAATCCGGCTTTCCCGGAAGGAATGATGCTGGCAATTCTGTTCGGTAATGTTTTCGCACCACTTATCGATTATTTCGTGGTGCAAGCAAACATCAAACGCAGGGCGAAGCGAAATGCCTGA
- a CDS encoding Na(+)-translocating NADH-quinone reductase subunit C: MPEDSGHNENKGFLRRFLDLPTDSIPKTIFVAVSVCLVASMIVSAAAVSLRPLQEVNKLKDKQINILQVAGLYDPQADVVEAFSVFEPQVLELETGKFTDQFDAATFDDRAAASDPALSVALTNDPASIGRKSKYVTVYLLRKDDGSLDKVVLPIHGYGLWSTLYGFISLEANGNDIYGLQFYSHGETPGLGAEVDNPRWKSLWKGKKLADDSGELLITVAKTAPAQGEDFHVDALAGATLTTVGVDNLVRFWMGEAGFAPFLENLKAGEI, from the coding sequence ATGCCTGAAGACAGCGGACACAACGAAAACAAAGGCTTCCTGCGGCGCTTTCTAGACCTACCGACGGACTCCATTCCGAAGACGATTTTCGTCGCCGTTTCGGTCTGTCTGGTCGCGTCCATGATCGTGTCGGCTGCGGCGGTTTCGCTGCGCCCGCTGCAAGAAGTGAACAAACTGAAAGACAAGCAGATCAACATTCTGCAGGTTGCTGGTCTTTACGACCCGCAGGCCGATGTTGTTGAGGCTTTCTCGGTTTTTGAGCCGCAGGTGCTGGAACTGGAAACAGGCAAGTTTACCGATCAGTTTGATGCTGCAACGTTCGATGACCGGGCAGCGGCCTCCGATCCTGCCTTGTCAGTGGCGTTGACCAATGATCCCGCATCGATCGGCCGCAAGTCCAAGTATGTGACGGTCTATCTGCTCCGCAAGGACGACGGCAGCCTCGACAAAGTGGTTTTGCCGATCCACGGCTATGGCCTTTGGTCAACGCTGTACGGCTTTATCTCGCTTGAGGCGAATGGCAACGACATCTATGGCCTGCAGTTCTACAGTCACGGCGAAACACCGGGCCTTGGTGCTGAAGTGGACAATCCGCGCTGGAAATCACTTTGGAAGGGCAAGAAGTTGGCGGATGACAGCGGCGAACTGCTCATCACCGTGGCTAAGACCGCACCTGCACAAGGCGAGGACTTTCATGTCGATGCCTTAGCCGGTGCAACGCTGACAACAGTCGGTGTCGACAACCTTGTCCGTTTCTGGATGGGTGAGGCTGGGTTTGCACCGTTCCTTGAAAACCTTAAAGCAGGAGAGATCTGA
- a CDS encoding NADH:ubiquinone reductase (Na(+)-transporting) subunit D, which translates to MAQTRRSMLIDPLVDNNPITLQVLGICSALAVTSSLQVAFVMTVAVTFVTAFSSMFISILRNHIPGAIRIIVQMVIIASLVILVDQVLKAYLFEISKTLSVFVGLIITNCIVMGRAEAFAMKNPPLDSFIDGIGNGLGYGLILMLVGVIRELFGSGSLFGVTILETVNNGGWYVPNGMLLLPPSAFFIIGLLIWAFRSWKPEQVEEPEYKIQVVDAH; encoded by the coding sequence ATGGCGCAGACCAGAAGAAGCATGTTGATCGACCCGCTGGTCGACAACAATCCGATCACTCTTCAGGTTCTTGGGATTTGTTCTGCCCTTGCGGTGACTTCGTCCTTGCAAGTTGCCTTTGTGATGACGGTCGCGGTGACATTCGTGACGGCTTTCTCGTCGATGTTCATCTCGATTTTGAGAAACCATATTCCGGGTGCGATCCGGATTATCGTTCAGATGGTCATTATCGCATCGCTGGTGATCCTGGTGGACCAGGTGCTCAAGGCTTACCTCTTCGAAATCTCTAAAACGCTTTCGGTTTTTGTTGGCCTGATCATTACCAACTGTATCGTGATGGGCCGCGCTGAAGCGTTTGCGATGAAAAACCCGCCGCTCGACTCCTTTATCGACGGGATCGGCAACGGGCTCGGCTACGGCTTGATCCTGATGCTGGTTGGCGTCATCCGCGAATTGTTCGGCTCCGGCAGCCTCTTCGGTGTGACCATTCTGGAAACCGTGAACAATGGCGGTTGGTATGTCCCGAATGGCATGCTGCTGCTGCCGCCTTCGGCATTCTTCATCATCGGTTTGCTGATCTGGGCGTTCCGGTCCTGGAAACCGGAGCAGGTCGAAGAACCTGAGTACAAGATCCAAGTGGTGGATGCGCACTGA
- the nqrE gene encoding NADH:ubiquinone reductase (Na(+)-transporting) subunit E, which yields MEQLISLAVKAIFVENLALSFFLGMCTFIAVSKKISTALGLGISVMVVQAITVPANNLILTYLLAPGALAWAGFSDVDLTFLGLISYIGVIAALVQILEMVLDKYFPPLYNALGVFLPLITVNCAILGGSLFMVERDYNFPEAVTYGLSSGFGWALAITAMAGVREKLKYSDIPEGLQGLGITFITAGLMALAFMSFSGVKL from the coding sequence ATGGAACAGCTGATTTCCCTTGCCGTTAAGGCCATCTTTGTCGAGAATCTCGCACTGTCGTTTTTCCTTGGCATGTGTACGTTCATCGCCGTGTCGAAGAAGATCTCAACGGCGCTTGGTCTTGGCATTTCGGTCATGGTCGTTCAGGCGATCACCGTTCCGGCCAACAATCTCATTCTGACCTATCTCCTGGCCCCGGGTGCATTGGCTTGGGCTGGATTTAGCGATGTCGATCTGACCTTCTTGGGATTGATCTCTTATATCGGAGTGATTGCAGCCCTGGTTCAGATTCTGGAAATGGTGCTCGATAAGTATTTCCCTCCGCTTTACAACGCGCTCGGCGTGTTTCTGCCTCTGATCACCGTGAATTGCGCCATTCTTGGCGGCTCACTTTTCATGGTGGAGCGGGACTACAACTTCCCGGAAGCCGTTACCTACGGCTTGTCCTCAGGCTTTGGTTGGGCGTTGGCGATCACAGCCATGGCCGGCGTACGCGAGAAGTTGAAGTACTCCGACATTCCGGAAGGCCTTCAGGGTCTGGGCATCACCTTTATCACCGCAGGTCTGATGGCGCTGGCCTTCATGTCCTTCAGCGGCGTCAAACTGTAA
- the nqrF gene encoding NADH:ubiquinone reductase (Na(+)-transporting) subunit F: MATLGLGILLFTLIVLALVTIILAARSKLVSTGNVNISINGEKTISVPAGGKLLQTLAEQKLFVPSACGGGGTCAQCRVKVHSGGGSILPTEESHITKREAACGDRLSCQVAVKQDMEIEVPEEVFGVKKWECTVRSNENVATFIKALVLELPEGEDVNFRAGGYIQIEAPEHHLKYTEFDVEEEYREDWDRFNLWQYESNVDEPVERAYSMANYPEEKGMIMLNVRVASPPPGSAGIPPGKMSSYIFNLKPGDKVTISGPFGEFFARDTEKEMVFIGGGAGMAPMRSHIFDQLKRLHSKRKISFWYGARSKREMFFVEDFDSLAAENENFEWHVALSDALPEDEWEGYTGFIHNVLYHEYLRDHPAPEDCEFYMCGPPIMNQSVINMLLELGVDREDIMLDDFGG, from the coding sequence GTGGCCACATTAGGACTAGGCATACTGCTCTTTACCCTGATCGTGCTGGCACTTGTCACGATCATTCTTGCAGCGCGCTCAAAGCTCGTGTCGACCGGCAACGTCAACATCTCCATCAACGGTGAGAAGACGATCTCTGTTCCGGCCGGCGGCAAGCTGCTGCAAACTCTGGCCGAACAAAAGTTGTTTGTTCCCTCTGCTTGCGGCGGTGGCGGCACATGTGCCCAGTGCCGGGTGAAGGTTCATTCCGGCGGCGGGTCTATTTTGCCGACCGAGGAAAGCCATATCACCAAGCGTGAAGCGGCCTGCGGCGACCGCTTGTCCTGCCAGGTTGCTGTCAAACAGGACATGGAGATCGAGGTTCCTGAAGAGGTCTTCGGCGTCAAAAAGTGGGAATGTACGGTTCGTTCCAATGAGAACGTTGCGACGTTCATCAAGGCTCTTGTTCTTGAATTGCCGGAAGGCGAAGATGTCAACTTCCGTGCAGGTGGATACATTCAGATTGAGGCCCCGGAGCATCACCTGAAATACACCGAATTTGACGTTGAAGAAGAGTACCGGGAAGACTGGGACCGCTTCAACCTCTGGCAATATGAATCCAATGTCGATGAACCGGTTGAGAGGGCCTATTCCATGGCCAACTATCCGGAAGAAAAAGGCATGATCATGCTCAATGTCCGCGTAGCGTCACCGCCTCCGGGCTCTGCGGGCATTCCTCCGGGCAAGATGTCCAGCTACATCTTCAATCTGAAGCCCGGTGATAAGGTCACGATTTCCGGTCCCTTTGGCGAGTTCTTTGCGCGCGATACCGAAAAGGAAATGGTCTTCATCGGTGGAGGTGCCGGCATGGCGCCGATGCGCAGCCACATCTTTGACCAGCTCAAGCGGCTTCACTCCAAACGCAAGATCAGCTTCTGGTATGGCGCCCGCTCCAAACGCGAAATGTTTTTCGTTGAGGACTTTGACAGTCTTGCCGCCGAGAACGAGAACTTTGAGTGGCATGTGGCTTTGTCCGACGCACTGCCGGAAGACGAGTGGGAAGGCTACACCGGGTTCATTCACAATGTGCTCTATCACGAGTATCTGAGAGATCACCCTGCTCCAGAAGACTGCGAATTCTACATGTGCGGACCACCCATCATGAACCAGTCCGTCATCAATATGCTGCTTGAACTTGGCGTTGACCGCGAAGACATCATGCTGGACGACTTCGGCGGATAA